One Mixta gaviniae genomic window carries:
- a CDS encoding helix-turn-helix domain-containing protein, protein MNQPIEIIASGLARERQRAGLSLAEVARRAGIAKSTLSQLEAGNGNPSLETLWALCVALNIPFARLMEPETNKMQVIRRGEGPTVTAELADYKAILLATCPPGARRDVYLLIVQPGSERLSHPHPMGSVEHIIITQGRALVGLTASPVELNPGDYISYPADEPHLFRALAPDTMAVLVSEQN, encoded by the coding sequence ATGAATCAACCTATCGAGATTATCGCCAGCGGGCTGGCGCGCGAACGTCAGCGCGCCGGGCTGTCGCTGGCGGAAGTGGCGCGCCGTGCCGGCATCGCTAAATCGACCCTGTCACAGCTGGAGGCAGGCAACGGCAATCCCAGCCTGGAGACTCTGTGGGCGCTCTGTGTGGCGCTGAATATCCCTTTTGCCCGGCTGATGGAGCCGGAAACGAATAAGATGCAGGTGATCCGCCGCGGCGAGGGGCCGACGGTGACGGCAGAGCTGGCTGACTATAAGGCGATTCTGCTCGCTACCTGCCCGCCCGGCGCGCGGCGCGATGTTTATCTGCTGATCGTCCAGCCCGGCTCGGAGCGTCTCTCCCATCCTCACCCGATGGGGTCGGTAGAGCATATTATTATCACCCAAGGACGCGCGCTGGTGGGGCTGACCGCCTCGCCGGTGGAGCTGAACCCCGGCGATTACATCTCCTACCCGGCTGATGAGCCGCACCTGTTCCGCGCGCTGGCGCCGGACACCATGGCGGTGCTGGTCTCCGAACAGAACTGA